One Fontisphaera persica DNA window includes the following coding sequences:
- a CDS encoding 3-keto-disaccharide hydrolase: MKLWHRAVWGLHRGVLWLPALVLLAACRPDAVEVFNGRDLSGWREPHGKWQVVQAVQLSPADPRQFVFTDGAGVLVNGRNERTSDLLSVLEHGDVAAHIEFCVPKNSNSGVYFMGRYEVQILDSWGVKEPKHSDCGGIYERWKDNKGYEGHAPRVNASKPPGEWQTFEVIFRAPRFDASGKKVQNARFVKVVHNGQVVHENVEVTGPTRAATFEHVPEAPTGPLMLQGDHGPVAFRKITLKALKLD; the protein is encoded by the coding sequence ATGAAACTCTGGCACAGGGCAGTTTGGGGCTTGCACCGGGGCGTGCTGTGGTTGCCGGCGCTGGTATTGCTGGCGGCCTGCCGGCCGGACGCGGTGGAAGTGTTCAACGGACGGGACCTGAGCGGCTGGCGTGAGCCGCACGGCAAATGGCAGGTGGTGCAGGCGGTGCAGCTTTCGCCCGCCGACCCACGGCAATTTGTTTTTACCGACGGCGCGGGCGTGCTGGTCAATGGGCGCAACGAGCGGACCAGCGATTTGCTGAGCGTGCTGGAGCACGGGGATGTGGCGGCGCACATTGAGTTTTGCGTGCCCAAGAACTCCAACAGCGGGGTGTATTTCATGGGGCGGTACGAGGTGCAGATTCTGGATAGCTGGGGGGTGAAGGAGCCCAAGCACTCGGACTGCGGGGGCATTTATGAGCGGTGGAAGGACAACAAGGGTTATGAGGGGCACGCGCCACGGGTCAACGCCAGCAAACCGCCGGGAGAATGGCAGACGTTTGAGGTGATATTCCGCGCGCCGCGATTTGATGCGAGCGGCAAGAAGGTGCAAAACGCGCGGTTCGTGAAGGTGGTGCACAATGGGCAGGTGGTGCATGAGAATGTGGAGGTGACGGGACCGACGCGGGCGGCCACCTTTGAGCACGTGCCGGAGGCGCCGACGGGGCCGTTGATGTTGCAGGGGGACCACGGGCCGGTGGCGTTTCGGAAGATTACCCTCAAAGCGCTCAAACTAGATTAA
- a CDS encoding 6-bladed beta-propeller yields the protein MNWLLLGNSLALAAAVTAATLLAGLPAALALNGLRGAARALVLGGVITALALPSFVVVDAWLEWLGAGGRLAHLLPPWCKIYSLPGAAWVLSLMFWPIPCLAAWSAWQALTREHYESEPALRGWPLCRWLLWPAAVRRLALAAGLVAVLTLNHLAVPAILQVRVLPAEMWVAFNTELDAWAALQRGLPLMAAAALLLGALSRQREWSWPRASGAAPAKLYQQRLGRPAFCGTLGIVALLLLLSVIAPLVRLWPAGGWQEILPVAWSDRSALLHSWLNAAIAATAATAAGVIAHRAHAGRPLPMRGWEWGLWLPFFVPGVLLAVAWIKLLNRPGLELLYQSHAMMWLALAVRYFAVGWFGTRLALGAMDRTLLEAARLEGARGWAWFRVAVWPQAGTPLAAVWYLIYLLTLWDAETILLIQPPGGETLALRVFNLLHYGHHGLVNTLCLWLVALALLPLALWGAAHFLAQLRWRSVAAFTGGLACLFLATGCGQPAAGRQAPLNSRFFERSEIIGERGSGYGQFSKPRSVAVDRAGNVYAVDMTGRVQKFSPAGAFLLSWQMPETDLGKAKGMGVDLAGNILVVEPHYQRINHFTPDGRLVRQWGQRGTNTGQFILPRAIAVNAHGDYFIPEYTVVERVQAFAAADGRLLAAWGQRGTGPGEFNRPEGVAVDRHNRVYVADSCNHRIQIFDASGKFLRLHGKPGRGPGEFSYPYDIKVDAAGYQYVCEFGNSRIQILDAQDKPVEIIGQPGARPGEFNNPWAIALDADGNLYVADGNNHRLQKLVRRKPTPGK from the coding sequence ATGAACTGGCTCCTGCTGGGCAACAGCCTGGCGCTGGCGGCGGCGGTCACGGCCGCCACGTTGCTTGCCGGCCTGCCGGCCGCGCTCGCGTTGAACGGCCTCCGGGGCGCGGCCCGCGCGCTGGTCCTCGGCGGAGTCATCACCGCCCTGGCTCTCCCCTCTTTCGTGGTGGTGGACGCCTGGCTGGAATGGCTGGGCGCCGGCGGCCGCCTGGCCCACCTGCTGCCGCCCTGGTGCAAGATTTATTCCCTCCCGGGCGCGGCCTGGGTGCTCTCCCTCATGTTCTGGCCCATCCCCTGCCTGGCCGCCTGGAGCGCGTGGCAGGCCCTGACCCGTGAACATTACGAGAGCGAGCCTGCCTTGCGGGGATGGCCCCTGTGCCGCTGGCTCTTGTGGCCTGCGGCCGTCCGCCGGCTGGCTTTGGCCGCCGGGCTGGTGGCCGTGCTGACCTTGAATCACCTGGCCGTGCCCGCCATTCTGCAGGTGCGCGTGCTCCCGGCCGAAATGTGGGTGGCATTCAACACCGAACTTGACGCCTGGGCGGCCTTGCAACGCGGCCTCCCCTTGATGGCCGCCGCCGCTCTGCTCCTGGGCGCGCTCAGCCGCCAGCGCGAATGGAGCTGGCCGCGCGCCAGCGGAGCCGCGCCCGCGAAACTTTACCAGCAGCGTCTGGGCCGCCCGGCCTTTTGCGGAACCTTGGGCATTGTGGCCCTCCTGCTGCTTCTCTCCGTCATCGCCCCGCTGGTGCGACTATGGCCCGCAGGCGGCTGGCAGGAAATCCTGCCCGTTGCCTGGAGTGACCGCAGCGCGCTGCTCCATTCGTGGCTCAACGCCGCCATCGCCGCCACCGCCGCCACTGCGGCGGGGGTTATCGCGCATCGCGCCCACGCCGGCCGCCCGCTGCCGATGCGCGGGTGGGAATGGGGGTTATGGCTGCCTTTCTTCGTCCCGGGCGTGTTGTTGGCAGTGGCCTGGATTAAACTGTTGAACCGGCCAGGGCTCGAATTACTCTACCAAAGCCACGCCATGATGTGGCTCGCCCTCGCCGTCCGCTATTTCGCCGTGGGCTGGTTTGGCACGCGCCTGGCCCTTGGCGCGATGGACCGCACCTTGTTGGAAGCCGCCCGCCTGGAAGGCGCGCGCGGCTGGGCGTGGTTTCGCGTGGCCGTCTGGCCTCAGGCAGGCACGCCGCTGGCTGCCGTCTGGTACCTCATCTATTTGCTGACGCTGTGGGATGCGGAAACCATTTTGCTCATCCAGCCGCCCGGCGGAGAAACCCTCGCCCTGCGCGTGTTCAACCTCCTGCACTACGGGCATCATGGCCTGGTGAACACCCTTTGCCTCTGGCTGGTCGCCCTGGCCTTGCTGCCGCTGGCGCTTTGGGGGGCCGCGCATTTTCTGGCTCAGCTTCGCTGGCGGTCTGTCGCTGCTTTTACGGGGGGCCTGGCCTGCCTCTTCTTGGCCACCGGCTGCGGCCAGCCCGCCGCCGGCCGGCAGGCCCCCTTGAACAGCCGGTTTTTTGAACGCTCTGAAATCATCGGCGAACGCGGCAGCGGCTACGGACAATTCAGCAAACCCCGCTCCGTTGCCGTGGACCGCGCCGGCAATGTCTATGCCGTGGACATGACCGGCCGCGTGCAAAAATTCTCCCCCGCCGGCGCCTTTTTATTGTCCTGGCAAATGCCCGAAACCGACCTGGGCAAGGCCAAAGGCATGGGGGTGGATTTGGCGGGCAACATCCTCGTAGTTGAGCCGCACTATCAGCGCATCAACCACTTCACGCCCGATGGCCGCCTGGTCCGCCAATGGGGCCAGCGTGGCACCAACACCGGCCAGTTCATCCTCCCCCGCGCCATTGCCGTCAATGCCCACGGCGATTATTTCATCCCCGAATACACCGTCGTGGAGCGCGTCCAGGCCTTCGCCGCCGCGGATGGCCGCCTGCTGGCCGCCTGGGGGCAGCGTGGCACCGGCCCCGGCGAGTTCAACCGCCCCGAAGGCGTGGCCGTGGACCGGCACAACCGCGTGTACGTCGCCGATTCCTGCAACCACCGCATCCAAATCTTTGACGCCTCCGGCAAATTCTTGCGCCTGCACGGCAAACCCGGCCGCGGCCCGGGCGAGTTCTCTTATCCGTATGACATCAAAGTGGACGCCGCCGGCTACCAGTATGTGTGCGAGTTCGGCAACAGCCGCATCCAGATTTTGGATGCGCAAGACAAGCCGGTCGAAATCATCGGCCAGCCCGGCGCGCGCCCGGGCGAGTTCAACAATCCCTGGGCCATTGCGTTGGACGCGGACGGCAACCTCTACGTGGCCGACGGCAACAACCACCGCCTGCAAAAACTGGTGCGCCGCAAACCAACCCCGGGAAAATAA
- a CDS encoding SAM-dependent methyltransferase translates to MQPYSKLSRRSALLACALVVAVSLPTVFAADTPAPKRQPDVVFVPTPQEVVDKMLELAEVKKGDIVYDLGCGDGRIVVTAAKKFGVKAYGFDINPERVKESLENVKSNKVEHLVTIKEADIFELDLSEATVVTLYLLPDLNVKLMPQLRKLKPGSRIVSHDFDMRGAKPLKVEKVVVKRQDGDNSYVHEGEHTVYLWKVPWEEEK, encoded by the coding sequence ATGCAGCCATACTCGAAGTTATCGCGTCGTTCCGCCCTCCTGGCCTGCGCGCTGGTCGTGGCGGTTTCCCTCCCCACCGTGTTTGCCGCCGACACCCCGGCGCCCAAACGCCAGCCGGACGTCGTCTTTGTCCCCACCCCTCAGGAGGTCGTGGACAAGATGCTCGAACTGGCCGAGGTCAAAAAAGGCGACATCGTTTATGACTTGGGGTGCGGCGACGGGCGCATCGTCGTCACCGCCGCCAAAAAGTTTGGCGTCAAGGCCTACGGTTTCGACATCAACCCCGAGCGGGTCAAGGAATCCCTCGAAAACGTCAAATCCAACAAGGTCGAGCATCTGGTCACCATCAAGGAAGCCGACATCTTCGAGCTCGACCTCAGCGAGGCCACCGTGGTGACCCTCTACCTGTTGCCGGACTTGAACGTCAAACTCATGCCCCAGTTGCGCAAGCTCAAACCCGGCTCCCGCATCGTCTCCCATGACTTCGACATGCGCGGCGCCAAGCCGTTGAAGGTCGAGAAAGTTGTCGTTAAACGCCAGGACGGCGACAATTCTTATGTGCACGAAGGTGAGCACACCGTCTATCTCTGGAAGGTGCCCTGGGAAGAAGAGAAATAG
- a CDS encoding rhamnogalacturonan lyase: MPPTGSALRPWAGVLLFWAAVSSALAAPLENLGRGTVALQTAPGRVYIGWRLLAGDPPDIAFNLYRSLNGGAPVRLNPQPLRRTTDFVDETAPTNGLAAYFVRPILKGVEQPMGRSFELNLALGPRPYLAIPLQTPPGYQPNDAAPGDLDGDGEYEIVLHQAGRGRDNSQRGQTDPPILEAYKLDGTRLWRIHLGRNIREGAHYTQFLVFDFDGDGRAEVVCKTADGTVDGAGQVIGDAQADHRSPDGYVLTGPEFLTVFDGRTGRALVTTNYLPPRGEVAAWGDNYGNRVDRFLAAVACLDGQRPSFVLCRGYYTRTVLVAWDWRDGRLTRRWTFDSHDGPPALREYAGQGNHNLSVADVDGDGRDEIIYGACTMDDDGRGLYTTGLGHGDALHVSDLDPTRPGLEVFGIHEKARHPHGVSFRDARTGKILWSKSSPDVGRGLAIDIDPRHPGAECWAAGAGLSGLWNARGELISERRPRSCNFAVWWDADPLRELLDRNVITKWNWETATESTLLTAEGCVSNNGTKATPCLSADLLGDWREEVLWRTPDGRELRLYVSTIPATFRLPTLMQDRQYRLAVAWQNVGYNQPPHPSFWLKPPE; encoded by the coding sequence ATGCCTCCCACCGGCAGCGCACTCCGGCCTTGGGCCGGAGTGCTTTTGTTTTGGGCCGCAGTATCCAGCGCACTGGCAGCCCCCCTCGAAAACCTCGGCCGGGGAACCGTCGCCCTGCAAACCGCCCCCGGTCGCGTGTACATCGGCTGGCGCCTGCTGGCCGGTGACCCCCCCGATATTGCCTTTAATCTCTACCGCTCCCTCAACGGTGGCGCCCCCGTCCGCCTGAATCCACAGCCCCTCCGCCGCACCACCGATTTCGTGGATGAAACGGCCCCCACCAACGGCCTGGCCGCTTACTTCGTCCGCCCCATACTCAAAGGGGTGGAACAACCCATGGGACGCTCCTTCGAGTTGAACCTGGCCCTCGGGCCGCGCCCCTACCTGGCCATCCCACTTCAAACCCCGCCCGGGTATCAACCCAACGATGCCGCCCCGGGTGATTTGGATGGCGACGGCGAATACGAAATCGTGCTGCATCAGGCCGGCCGAGGGCGCGACAACTCCCAACGCGGCCAGACCGACCCCCCCATCCTCGAGGCCTACAAGCTGGATGGTACCCGCCTCTGGCGCATCCACCTCGGCCGCAACATCCGGGAAGGCGCTCATTATACCCAATTCCTCGTCTTTGATTTCGATGGCGACGGCCGCGCCGAGGTGGTCTGCAAAACCGCCGACGGCACCGTGGACGGCGCTGGCCAGGTCATCGGCGACGCCCAGGCCGACCACCGCTCCCCCGACGGCTACGTGCTGACCGGCCCGGAATTCCTCACCGTCTTTGACGGCCGCACCGGCCGCGCGCTGGTCACCACCAATTACCTGCCCCCGCGGGGCGAGGTGGCCGCCTGGGGCGACAACTACGGCAACCGCGTGGACCGCTTCCTCGCCGCCGTGGCCTGCCTGGACGGCCAGCGCCCCAGCTTCGTCCTCTGCCGCGGTTATTACACCCGCACCGTCCTCGTCGCCTGGGACTGGCGGGACGGCCGCCTCACCCGGCGCTGGACCTTCGACAGCCACGACGGCCCCCCGGCCCTGCGCGAGTACGCCGGCCAGGGCAATCACAACCTCTCCGTGGCCGACGTGGACGGCGACGGCCGCGACGAAATCATCTACGGCGCCTGCACCATGGATGACGATGGGCGCGGCCTCTACACCACCGGCCTGGGCCACGGCGATGCCCTCCACGTCAGCGATTTGGACCCCACCCGCCCCGGCCTGGAAGTCTTCGGCATCCACGAAAAAGCCCGGCATCCCCACGGCGTTTCCTTCCGGGACGCCCGCACCGGAAAAATCCTCTGGAGTAAAAGCTCCCCCGATGTGGGGCGTGGTCTGGCGATTGACATTGACCCCCGCCATCCCGGCGCCGAATGCTGGGCCGCCGGCGCGGGCCTGAGCGGCTTGTGGAATGCCCGCGGCGAATTGATTTCTGAACGCCGCCCGCGCTCCTGCAACTTCGCCGTCTGGTGGGATGCCGACCCCCTGCGTGAATTGCTGGACCGCAACGTCATCACCAAGTGGAACTGGGAGACCGCCACAGAATCCACCCTGCTCACAGCCGAAGGCTGCGTCTCGAACAACGGCACCAAGGCCACCCCCTGCCTGAGTGCGGATTTGCTGGGCGACTGGCGCGAGGAAGTCCTCTGGCGCACTCCCGACGGCCGCGAATTGCGGCTCTATGTCTCCACCATTCCCGCAACTTTCCGCCTGCCCACCCTCATGCAGGACCGGCAATATCGCCTGGCGGTGGCCTGGCAAAACGTGGGCTACAATCAACCCCCTCACCCCAGTTTCTGGCTCAAGCCGCCGGAGTAG
- a CDS encoding acyl-CoA thioesterase — MSELRPAGPSAAAGYRHTLSLRVRYSETDQMGTYYNSRVLEWFECARTELLRSLGLPYAEMEKRGVLLPLVEAHVEYLGRARYDDPLQLTVWAAPEGRARLRCSVEIQHGETGKPVARGYTIHGFTDAQGRPIRPPAWFWETFQQALAAQEKAAG, encoded by the coding sequence ATGAGTGAACTGCGTCCCGCCGGACCGTCTGCTGCGGCCGGTTACCGGCACACCCTGAGCCTGCGCGTCCGTTACAGTGAAACGGACCAGATGGGGACCTATTACAACTCCCGGGTGCTGGAGTGGTTTGAGTGCGCCCGCACGGAGCTGCTGCGGAGCCTGGGACTGCCGTATGCCGAGATGGAGAAACGCGGCGTCCTGCTGCCCCTGGTGGAGGCGCATGTGGAATACCTGGGGCGGGCGCGGTATGACGACCCTTTGCAGCTCACGGTGTGGGCGGCTCCGGAGGGCCGCGCCCGGTTGCGGTGCTCGGTGGAAATCCAGCATGGCGAGACTGGCAAACCGGTGGCGCGGGGCTATACCATTCACGGCTTCACCGATGCGCAGGGCCGGCCCATCCGTCCGCCGGCCTGGTTCTGGGAAACTTTCCAGCAGGCCCTGGCGGCGCAGGAAAAAGCGGCGGGCTGA
- a CDS encoding MFS transporter, which yields MQPPATREARRLRDLSPQQWRSGIAAWLGWFFDGLDMHLFTLVATPFVMALVHAAASDAPEVKEKGSYIQAAFMVGWALGGGLFGRIGDLLGRSRALCLTILTYALFTGLSAVAQTWWHLMIFRFISALGIGGEWAVGSALLSETWPKRWRPWIAAVLQTGVNLGVLLACLTAFLMKGINPRWVFLVGVLPAFIVLWIRRHVPEPEEWASARQSARAKREKAPGVRDLFRGEVRRITLLTIVVCATGLSGWWAFMFWQQHHVMNLAQLREWTMEAKRGLVAQTFFWIIGISILGNFVAGALARRLGYRRAIALMSAGFVATFIGAFGREWDYRWLTGFWLPAIGFWSGLFGLYTMFLPPLFPTLLRTTGAGFCYNIGRLASAVAIIVFGAQTATADFRVTLMAVGMLFLAPMVVTLFLHEPADEQPAAGAESGA from the coding sequence GTGCAACCTCCGGCCACCAGGGAAGCGCGGCGGCTGCGGGACCTCTCGCCGCAGCAATGGCGCAGCGGGATTGCGGCGTGGCTGGGGTGGTTTTTCGACGGGCTGGACATGCACCTGTTCACGCTGGTGGCCACGCCGTTTGTGATGGCGCTGGTGCATGCCGCCGCCAGTGACGCGCCCGAGGTCAAGGAAAAAGGCTCGTACATTCAGGCGGCCTTCATGGTGGGGTGGGCGTTGGGCGGGGGATTGTTTGGGCGGATTGGGGATTTGCTGGGCCGGAGCCGGGCGTTGTGCCTGACGATTTTGACCTATGCGCTGTTCACGGGGCTGTCGGCGGTGGCGCAGACGTGGTGGCATCTGATGATTTTCCGTTTTATTTCGGCGCTGGGGATTGGGGGGGAATGGGCGGTGGGTTCAGCGCTGCTTTCGGAGACGTGGCCGAAACGGTGGCGGCCGTGGATTGCGGCGGTGCTGCAAACGGGGGTGAATCTGGGGGTGTTGCTGGCGTGTCTGACGGCGTTTCTGATGAAGGGCATCAATCCGCGGTGGGTTTTTCTGGTGGGGGTGTTGCCGGCGTTCATTGTGTTGTGGATTCGCCGGCATGTGCCGGAGCCGGAGGAATGGGCCTCGGCGCGGCAGTCCGCGAGGGCAAAAAGGGAAAAGGCGCCGGGGGTGCGGGATTTGTTTCGGGGAGAGGTGCGGCGCATCACCCTGCTGACCATTGTGGTGTGCGCCACGGGTCTTTCGGGGTGGTGGGCGTTCATGTTCTGGCAGCAGCATCACGTGATGAATCTGGCGCAGTTGCGGGAGTGGACGATGGAGGCCAAGCGCGGGCTGGTGGCGCAGACGTTTTTCTGGATTATCGGCATTTCCATTCTGGGCAATTTTGTGGCGGGGGCGCTGGCGCGGCGGCTGGGGTACCGGCGGGCCATTGCGCTGATGAGCGCCGGTTTTGTGGCCACGTTTATTGGCGCGTTCGGGCGGGAGTGGGATTATCGGTGGCTGACGGGATTCTGGCTGCCGGCGATTGGTTTTTGGAGCGGTTTGTTTGGGTTGTACACGATGTTCTTGCCGCCGCTGTTTCCGACGCTGCTGCGCACGACAGGGGCGGGTTTTTGTTACAACATTGGCCGGCTGGCCAGCGCGGTGGCGATCATTGTGTTTGGGGCGCAAACGGCCACGGCGGATTTTCGGGTGACCTTGATGGCGGTGGGGATGCTTTTTTTGGCGCCCATGGTCGTGACGCTCTTCCTGCATGAGCCTGCCGATGAGCAGCCGGCCGCGGGCGCGGAAAGCGGGGCGTGA
- a CDS encoding GxxExxY protein — protein MHPLYEQANRLSRHVIGAAIEVHRLKGPGLIESIYEKCLMRELELRQLRFLSQRLVKIEYKGVVFEEPLRFDVLVEGCLLLELKSVQEIQPMHQAQLLSYMKLLDIPVGLLINFHQIKLTDGIRRLILPGANQ, from the coding sequence ATGCATCCATTATATGAGCAAGCTAATCGGTTAAGCCGCCACGTCATTGGAGCGGCCATCGAGGTGCACCGCCTCAAAGGCCCCGGTCTTATCGAAAGCATCTATGAAAAATGCCTGATGCGCGAGTTGGAGCTTCGCCAGCTTCGATTTCTCAGCCAGCGGCTGGTCAAAATCGAATACAAGGGCGTGGTATTTGAGGAACCGTTACGCTTCGATGTGTTGGTGGAAGGCTGCCTGCTGCTGGAGTTGAAGTCGGTGCAAGAAATCCAGCCCATGCACCAGGCGCAACTCCTGAGCTACATGAAGTTGCTCGATATTCCGGTGGGCCTGCTAATCAACTTCCACCAAATCAAACTGACGGATGGAATCCGCCGCTTAATCCTGCCGGGAGCAAACCAATAA
- a CDS encoding Gfo/Idh/MocA family protein: protein MKKTNTQQTEVTRRNFLKGATVVAGAAAVGFPSILHAQANITLNAAIIGLGGRGSGAGNNFLNAAQAAGVQAKIVATADIFPGKARDLQDKWGVPENQRFSGFDSYVKAMSVPGVNYVILAEPPGFRPIHFKTAIEMGKHVFTEKPVATDAPGCRIMYAAYEMAKQKGLKVAAGTQRRHQAGYIETIKRLQDGAIGDIVTLRAYWVNGGPIWHRGVKAGVSPLEVQINNWYHYIWLSGDHICEQHVHNLDVCNWIMNSHPVRCWGMGARQQLGDKAGEIWDNFAVEYEYANGTRMYSYCGQIKRAWASVSEAVHGTLGTSNPSGSISTKDGQRWRSSLRLQSNDPYTQEHIDLINAIVKGTELNEAKNVTDSTLTAIMGREAAYSGGEVKWDDILNNEFKYGPDALYTDVSKMQWGEFRTLKPPMPSQHNILAKPAQVSVA from the coding sequence ATGAAAAAGACCAATACACAGCAAACCGAAGTCACACGTCGTAACTTTTTGAAGGGCGCCACCGTCGTCGCGGGCGCGGCGGCTGTGGGTTTCCCCTCCATTCTCCATGCCCAGGCCAACATTACCCTCAATGCCGCCATCATCGGCCTGGGCGGGCGCGGTTCCGGCGCCGGCAATAACTTCCTCAACGCCGCGCAGGCCGCCGGCGTCCAGGCCAAAATCGTTGCCACGGCCGATATTTTCCCCGGCAAAGCCCGTGATTTGCAGGACAAATGGGGGGTGCCGGAAAACCAGCGCTTCAGCGGCTTCGACAGCTATGTCAAGGCCATGTCCGTCCCGGGCGTGAATTACGTCATCCTCGCGGAGCCGCCCGGATTCCGCCCTATTCACTTCAAGACCGCCATCGAAATGGGCAAACACGTCTTCACGGAAAAACCGGTGGCCACCGATGCCCCTGGCTGCCGCATCATGTATGCCGCCTACGAAATGGCCAAACAAAAGGGCTTGAAAGTGGCCGCCGGCACGCAGCGCCGCCACCAGGCCGGTTACATTGAAACCATCAAGCGCCTCCAGGACGGCGCCATCGGCGACATCGTCACCCTGCGCGCCTACTGGGTCAACGGCGGGCCTATCTGGCATCGCGGCGTCAAAGCCGGCGTCAGCCCGCTGGAAGTGCAGATTAACAACTGGTACCACTACATCTGGCTCTCCGGCGACCATATTTGCGAACAACACGTCCACAACCTCGACGTTTGCAACTGGATTATGAACAGCCACCCCGTCCGCTGCTGGGGCATGGGCGCCCGCCAGCAACTGGGCGACAAGGCCGGCGAAATCTGGGACAACTTTGCCGTGGAATACGAGTACGCCAACGGCACCCGCATGTACAGCTACTGCGGCCAGATTAAACGCGCCTGGGCCTCCGTCAGCGAGGCCGTGCATGGCACCCTCGGCACCTCCAATCCCAGCGGCAGCATCTCCACCAAGGACGGCCAGCGCTGGCGCAGCAGCCTCCGCCTGCAGAGCAACGACCCCTACACCCAGGAGCACATTGACCTCATCAACGCCATCGTCAAAGGCACCGAGTTGAACGAGGCCAAGAACGTCACCGACAGCACCCTCACCGCCATCATGGGCCGCGAGGCTGCCTACAGCGGCGGCGAGGTCAAGTGGGACGACATCCTCAACAATGAGTTCAAATACGGGCCGGACGCGCTCTACACCGATGTCTCCAAGATGCAATGGGGCGAATTCCGCACCTTGAAACCCCCCATGCCCAGCCAGCACAACATCCTGGCCAAGCCCGCGCAAGTTAGCGTGGCTTGA
- a CDS encoding GxxExxY protein: MHPLYEQANRLSRHVIGAAIEVHRLKGPGLIESIYEKCLMRELELRQLRFLSQRLVKIEYKGVVFEEPLRFDVLVEGCLLLELKSVQEIQPMHQAQLLSYMKLLDVPVGLLINFHQIKLTDGIRRLILPGANQ, encoded by the coding sequence ATGCACCCATTATATGAGCAAGCTAATCGGTTAAGCCGCCACGTCATTGGAGCGGCCATCGAGGTGCACCGCCTCAAAGGCCCCGGTCTTATCGAAAGCATCTATGAAAAATGCCTGATGCGCGAGTTGGAGCTTCGCCAGCTTCGATTTCTCAGCCAGCGGCTGGTCAAAATCGAATACAAGGGCGTGGTATTTGAGGAACCGTTACGCTTCGATGTGTTGGTGGAAGGCTGCCTGCTGCTGGAGTTGAAGTCGGTGCAAGAAATCCAGCCCATGCACCAGGCGCAACTCCTGAGCTACATGAAGCTGCTCGATGTTCCAGTGGGCCTGCTAATCAACTTCCACCAAATCAAACTGACGGACGGAATCCGCCGCTTAATCTTGCCGGGAGCAAACCAATAA
- a CDS encoding extracellular solute-binding protein produces MQCKVLMTVGEQARSQSKAWRLLAGLAVMAAFLLSLILPLTGCQRSDTREVVVYAAQDQVFAEPILREFTRETGIRVRTVFDSEAVKTVGLANRLLAETNRPQADVFWGNEEFRTRQLAALGVFRPTNGWAAFGFRSRRLVVNTRLAPHLTVTNVLYLRELTNRTWRGKIALAYPLFGTTATHFHALRQYWGTAAWEQWCRALQANQPLLVDGNSVVVNLVGRGEAALGLTDSDDIAAGKKRGYPIIALPLTEETLLIPNTVAVIRNAPRPAEAEALFRYLQTRPVLDALLNAEALEGAQPGLRPHLKVRWDEVLRDLEDTNERLKQIFLR; encoded by the coding sequence ATGCAATGCAAAGTCCTGATGACCGTGGGGGAACAGGCTCGTTCTCAATCCAAGGCATGGCGCCTCCTCGCCGGTTTGGCGGTCATGGCCGCCTTTCTCCTTTCCCTCATACTCCCCTTGACTGGATGCCAGCGCAGCGACACCCGCGAGGTCGTTGTGTACGCCGCCCAGGACCAGGTCTTCGCCGAACCCATCCTGCGGGAATTCACCCGCGAAACCGGCATCCGCGTGCGCACCGTCTTTGACAGCGAGGCCGTCAAAACCGTGGGGCTGGCCAACCGCCTGCTGGCCGAGACCAACCGGCCCCAGGCCGATGTCTTCTGGGGCAACGAGGAATTTCGCACCCGCCAACTGGCGGCCTTGGGCGTCTTTCGGCCCACCAATGGCTGGGCGGCCTTTGGCTTTCGCAGCCGGCGGCTGGTCGTCAACACCCGCCTGGCGCCCCACCTTACCGTCACCAATGTCCTCTACCTGCGCGAACTAACCAACCGGACTTGGCGCGGCAAAATCGCCCTGGCCTACCCCCTCTTCGGCACCACCGCCACCCATTTCCACGCCTTGCGCCAATACTGGGGCACCGCCGCCTGGGAGCAATGGTGTCGCGCCCTCCAGGCCAACCAACCCCTCCTGGTGGACGGCAATTCCGTGGTGGTCAACCTCGTGGGCCGCGGTGAGGCCGCGCTTGGCCTCACCGATTCCGATGACATTGCCGCCGGCAAAAAACGCGGCTACCCCATCATCGCCCTCCCCCTCACCGAAGAAACCTTGCTCATTCCCAACACCGTGGCCGTCATCCGTAACGCGCCTCGTCCGGCCGAAGCCGAGGCGCTGTTTCGTTACCTCCAAACGCGGCCGGTGTTGGATGCGCTCCTCAACGCCGAGGCCCTCGAGGGCGCCCAGCCCGGTTTGCGCCCCCATTTGAAAGTGCGGTGGGACGAAGTGCTCCGCGACCTCGAGGATACCAACGAGCGGCTCAAGCAAATCTTCCTGCGATGA